The following coding sequences lie in one Oryza brachyantha chromosome 10, ObraRS2, whole genome shotgun sequence genomic window:
- the LOC102703249 gene encoding ubiquitin-conjugating enzyme E2 4: MSSPSKRREMDLMKLMMSDYKVEMVNDGMQEFFVEFRGPTESIYQGGVWRVRVELPDAYPYKSPSIGFVNKIYHPNVDEMSGSVCLDVINQTWSPMFDLVNVFEVFLPQLLLYPNPSDPLNGEAAALMMRDRPAYEQKVKEYCEKYAKPEDAGVTPEDKSSDEELSEDEDDSGDDAILGNPDP; this comes from the exons ATGTCTTCCCCGAGCAAGCGGCGCGAGATGGACCTGATGAAACT GATGATGAGCGACTACAAGGTGGAGATGGTGAACGATGGGATGCAGGAGTTCTTCGTGGAATTCCGGGGTCCTACTGAAA GTATTTATCAAGGTGGTGTATGGAGGGTTAGAGTAGAATTGCCTGATGCGTATCCTTACAAATCTCCATCGATTGGTTTCGTCAACAAGATTTATCATCCTAATGTGGATGAAAT GTCTGGTTCTGTCTGTTTGGATGTCATTAACCAGACGTGGAGCCCAATGTTTG ATCTAGTTAATGTGTTCGAAGTCTTCCTTCCACAACTTCTATTGTATCCAAATCCTTCTGACCCGTTAAATGGAGAGGCTGCTGCACTGATGATGCGTGATCGTCCAGCTTATGAACAGAAAGTGAAAG AATACTgtgaaaaatatgcaaaacctGAGGATGCTGGCGTAACCCCGGAAGATAAGTCAAGTGATGAAGAACTTAGTGAAGATGAGGACGACTCTGGGGATGATGCTATACTGGGCAACCCAGATCCTTAG